The genomic region cacaagtaacacctgtttctaggagctgcatgacacattggataatcctatcacagtaactacacagaatcaacacctggattagtggaagagtttatatgacgagaatttcccacaccagtcagttgaactgaagaagctgctcggatgagtagtgaaacgtcttcaatgattactcagcaagtccagttgttttagatttacctattctAGAAATAGGAGATGATGTTTATTCTTAACATGTATGTTTGACAAGTATGTTGTCAAACATATGATTGGCTTTAAACATGTTGTTATACTTTTAATCACCAGTCTACTGAAACTATTTTACCAACTGTCAATTTTGTTTCAGATGTGAGTTCATTATTATTAGGCTTGTTAACACTGAGCAAGATCTGACATATATCtctagtagcagtggaataaaaCTATGGAGGGATTCAGCCCGTGAACCTTGTATAGCATCCCTAAAAAGTTCAATATTAGAAGTTTTTTGGGATCCTAAGTCTAATAGAAATGACAGAAAACTCATGATTAATACTATTTGTAAGCATTATGTTGTAGTACCAAGAAACTGACTGAGCTACAGAGTGAATATAGTACTTTATCAAGCAACTAGGGTTTGCTCTTTGGCAAATGAAACTGTTCACATCGGAAATATACATTTTGGAAACAATATCAAAAAGctaatattgtatttaaataaatggcaCTGTGAGAAAAAAAAGCTTTCAAAAAGGGAAGGATTTCACTCTCTTTGCACTTTAGGTCCCTCAGGTTCCTGTTCCAATACACTTCCACTCCAGCAATTATACATCTAGGGCCCATTAAGGAAACTAGGGAAAGTATAtaagttttgttcttttttatatgaacacatttcttaaaattaccattaaggggtcagtttactaaagtgtgttaaaaatattcgcacaaaatatagacagaattttcgccaaatatgttatcgccagtttactaacctgcggtaaatataaatctGCATTTATAATAATGCtatgtacacattaacgcctggtttactaaacagcgaaatgtgctaaagacaaaattaacgccagactattcgcaaacttttaccgccacctatgtagtggcgtaaaagtatttttttcaccagaaaattctcaaggggcaggaaatatcccataatacttttttttacccatcattctttgctgacaggagagagatctgtagctactgctgacaggatgttttggcttctgcttctatctgctgaaacagcagcagtttcagctcagagtcgtattattggcagcggcatcacagtccaaggattcgtcagcctctatgcttttttggtttcatacattaaactgtgcatttctataaagcaaagagattgactggtatcatttcttgttcctatgattctattggcactctggtaatgttgctggatggtataatcatcagttaataaagtttatgagttttgaagatgcatttctggccataaatgtccataataaccgccataaaacaagactattttatagaataaatattcgcaaaaacgtaatttttcgccagaaaattcgcaactcgctaaaattaccgctaacgtaagctggttccttaacgtagttaccgcaagtgatcgcaatgacttctgagcgcatcgctgtttagtaaacttagtcgctgcgaatattctggcgtaaaaatattctcagcgataacatgcggaaacttaaagtcagatttaccgcactttagtaaacggacccctaagaaCTTGAAATAAGCTTATAAAAGTCTTACATCTTGTGGCAAGCAACCCTTCAATTGGACTGTCCCAATGCCTATTCAGCTCAGAGCAGCAGCTGGTTTAGCTCCGCCCCTTGCCTCTGTGAgaagcttcctgctcctcaactaAGTGAGGAATGAGAGAATCACAGTAGAGAATCTCCTCCTGGTGAAGCAGCTTCTTCCCTAGGGCAGATGAGTGTGAATCTGTTGTGTTAAGCTCAGAGTGTGAatgccagtgtatgtgtgtgtgtctttgtgtgtatcTATGTCTGTGTGTAAATTAACTGTTTGTGTTAATGTGTGTTTGTAAGGGGTCTGTGTGTATTATAGAACTataaatgaacctgtgtatagctgtgtaactacattcattattgaatcttatTGGTACAGGTTGGCCAtgggttttgcctacaaccattTGCCACAAAGTTTTTTGCCCCTCTGCTCCACTGaatcccccacctatccatggcctcactctattcactttcctcttgtatttatttgtcctttttttttttttctttaaactcttTATGTATACAAAAATTTTCAGGgaggatacagaaagaaaaaagggaataggggaaaaaaatggaaggGGGGGAGGTTAATTCATGTCATTCATTCTCCTTCCATGCATGTTTCATATACAAACTTTTAATATTGaccatattaaaaataaaacacagaagaagaaaaaaaagaaaaaaaaagagagagagtgtgaTGGTTTCAACCACTATTACTAAAACTCCATATGTTTAGTGGTATTTTGTTATTAGGCCATAGGTTATCTAGTTTTCACTTAACTTGCACATATTTAGGAGCTATCCCTTATTCAACTTAAGATATTCTATCCAAGGAGCCCAGGTCTGCCaatactttgaatttttattACGAATCAATGCAGTAATTTATTCAATTTTCCGGATTTCTTCAGTAAGGAGAGTCCAATCTTATATTGTTGGTGGATTCCTGTCTTTCCATTTTTTCGGTATCATGGCTTTTGTGGCTTGTagcataaaaagtttttttatcgTAGTATAATCCAAATCTGTTATTTAGTCACacagcacaagtgaggtgtagttgcacaacaccatttcACCCTTTAAAGTAGCAACAAACGCCCATtctgtggagagagggtcaaatgttACCAGtactctgcctgtttcctagccgGACATGGTCTAGCCTAGTCTAGATGGGGTAACATACACATACTCTACTCACCTGTtcaactgttttgtttaaaatctGTCACATAAAAGCAGTGGAGTAAATAGAAGTTTATGTGTGCCACTGGAAAACATTCATAATATCCCTCTCTTACCAACATAGAGGGCTAATGTATTAATCTGGCATTcacattgtataaaataaaactagggatgcactgaatccaggatttggtttggggattcggccaggattcagcctttttcagcaggattcagatttggttgaatccttctgcccagtcgatccgaatcctaatgcatatgcaaattaggggcggggagggaaatcacgtgactttttgtcaaaaaacaaggaagtaaaaaaaaggttttccccttcccatccctatttgcatatgcaaattagggttaggattcggttccgtattcggccgaatctttagcagaggattcgggggttcggccgaatccaaaatagtggattcggtgcatccctaaataaaacataTCTCGataaatttaacatttattttacacagctttttataccaTTTTCAGTGAATTTTGTTGTACACAtactaataaatatgccccttactatatattgataatgtgatCAGTCAGGACATGTCTagggacaaatatatatatatatatatatatatatatatatatatatatatatatatcagtgagtTTCTTCTCTTCTATATATGACACTGCTTAGTGGATTTTGACATGGTATAGACAAAGGTGATCTGAGAATAGGCAAGCACTGGGCCCTATGGCTTTAGAAAAAACATACTGAAAAGAAAACCACTCTCATCATTGTGAAGATATACTCCTATTCCAACCATTCTCTATAGGCTCTATCAACTGTATGAGGCTTAATATAATCCATATTCTTCTTTGGGAACTCAAACCAGCTTCTGAGCACAAGTATTTCCAGTTAAAAACAttgcagaaataaaacaaatgctttagtCACTTCTGAAACTGTCTTACATGTTTTTACAAAGTGCAACAAAGTGCACATTGGTCTGATATTGGTAAACAACTCTCACAGACAtctattttgtaaatatttggtggaaattaaaattaaaaaacaaacttgaatcaGGTTTATTCCTTTTTATTGAATTACACAAAATAAAGATTTAGAATGTGCACAAAACATAAACAGAAAGCAATGGCTTGGTCCTCCTTTCACTGATTCTTTTGACAGTGATGCATTTTTGACATTCACACActggctgaacaaaaaaaaagcatttttatataatcgcatataaaaaaaaagaaagggaaacaaacaaattaGCAGTAATATTCTGGCCTAGAACCCTCACTTTTCAATGTAGCCTGAGAGTCCATGCTTGATCTGGAACACAGAAGTAGTCTTTCTGATTCTGTTGTATCCCTGCGTGTCCATAGCTCTCCTGCAGTATTTATTGGCCGTTGTCTTAATGATAAAGTTTCAAATTTCACATAAGTCTCTTTTAAATGGTCCTCCTCCCCAGGAAATTTTGGTTTCCTTTGCATAACTTTGTAAAACAAGAAGACAATGACAGGTAGAACAATAACACAAACCACACTACTAGCAATTATTAGAATAGGTACTTGAGAGCTGCTCTCGATGGGTAGTGAGAAATCagtagagaatacaatacacTGGTCTTTCTTGGGTTGAGATACTTTGGGACATACACAGGCCATATATTTTGTGTTAGGCTCCAAACCATCAATTGTTACTTTATTTTTACTAGGATCTGTACTCAACTTGAGCATTTCTTCCTCTCCGTATTTTGAGTACAACACTGCCAAGTTGGAGCAGTTTGTGGTATTGAAAGTCTTCCAAGTCAAAGTCACTCGGTCTTCAGATTCACTGATCACTTTTAGATTCCCCACCATGGCATTTTGCTCTGAAGTAAGTCTGTTTGCAGGGTTTTTCTTTGTAGCAGAGACTGGCTTTGGCAATTTTATCTTTGGAACTTCTGAGGTGGTAAGCACTATACTTGGAGGAACTGTTGGCGTTTCTGTTTGTAGAATAGGCACTGTTGATAACTGAAGAGGAAGCCTGGTTATACTTATTTTGCTCAATTCTTCCTTGGCGTCTGTTTGAATGCCATTCATTGACTCGGCCCCCAGTCGCCGATCAAAGTGATGAGAGGAAGCTGTTGTTGTGACAAAACCAACTACTATGACGGTTATTGACGCTTCTGCTACTCCTGCAAAATTTTTTGCCTTGCATCGGTATTCGCCCGCATCTTTGTAAGAAATACCATTCATACTTAGAATGGACCACCTCACACCATATGTTGGAGTCTCCTGAACAACTGTGAAAGGCAAAAGAACGGGTTAAATCCCTTATTAAGTCCTTAGGGAAATGAACACATGAATTAATCTATAAAGGGTCTTGTGCTTCTGCAACTAAGTACTTTCTTACAATATATCACAACATACAAATTCATTTCAGGGCAAAATATTCCCTATTTACCAGTAGCATGAAATATTGTGAATAGATAGCCTTATTGTTTTTACCATTTCCAATTATGTAGGACTTCTGCAGTGTGGTTGTGGTGCACttgcccagggccggaactaggggtaggcagagtaggcgcccgcctagggcgcagtcatgatgggggcgcacttttaagggcatttggttttcttttttttaaccctagtttgcttggcctttaatagtttaacaattttataaaccacctattccaaccccctcttgcccatgATTTGTACTGcgggcactccccacctccctcttggcagctgctggcacagatacatatttgggggcaatatgatggatttttggctcctgctggcacaggtacaaattaggggcaatatgatggatttttgtggctgctgctggcatGGGTTAAcactatgatggatgttttgtcttatgctggcacaggtacagattgggggcttgggggcaatctgagggattgactgtcgttggcacaggtacaaatgggggtaatattataggtgctggcacaggtacatgaggcaacacaatggctactggcacaggtacagggggcaatatgaatggtaaggcgGCAAATGGTAATGTAGGAgcaggtgggggggcactgattgaagcccttgcctagggtgccaaaataccttggcccggccctgcattTGCtccctacatactgtattttaaaggtttacttatgctttcAATCATGAATTCTTTTTAGCCTATAATTCTATTTAAATTACAGATCACATTGGGGATAAAAAAACCTCCATATGAGTACTTTATGCACCAAAATATTCAGAGTTTAATGGTCATGGGAAGGCTAAAGATTATATGAAGGCTGCTGGTTGCCTTCATATAATTTCTCCAGTATGTaaagtgcattttattttacttcagaAAAATAAGCAGAATGATAACGTC from Xenopus laevis strain J_2021 chromosome 1S, Xenopus_laevis_v10.1, whole genome shotgun sequence harbors:
- the LOC108706092 gene encoding leucine-rich repeat, immunoglobulin-like domain and transmembrane domain-containing protein 3, yielding MCLFLYLYIATLIAGKLEAFCPSQCTCIFHGRSDGTGSRSVLCNDPDMFDMPVNVPVDTVKLRIEKTVIRKIPTEAFYYLVDLKYLWVTYNSISSIDSSSFYNLKQLHELRLDGNAISVFPWESLAEKPSLRTLDLHNNKIASIPAEAAQYLRNITYLDLSSNRLTTLPPDLLDIWSPLSEKSQISRDISTDLLTQRVILGLQDNSWFCDCRISKLIELSKTTDPHIIFLDPLVVCSGPDSLAGFLFQRVELEQDICLKPSVMTSATKITSPLGSNVLLRCDASGYPTPQLVWSRTNNSAANYTVVQETPTYGVRWSILSMNGISYKDAGEYRCKAKNFAGVAEASITVIVVGFVTTTASSHHFDRRLGAESMNGIQTDAKEELSKISITRLPLQLSTVPILQTETPTVPPSIVLTTSEVPKIKLPKPVSATKKNPANRLTSEQNAMVGNLKVISESEDRVTLTWKTFNTTNCSNLAVLYSKYGEEEMLKLSTDPSKNKVTIDGLEPNTKYMACVCPKVSQPKKDQCIVFSTDFSLPIESSSQVPILIIASSVVCVIVLPVIVFLFYKVMQRKPKFPGEEDHLKETYVKFETLSLRQRPINTAGELWTRRDTTESERLLLCSRSSMDSQATLKSEGSRPEYYC